The DNA region AAAATATTATCGTTAAATGTACTTGGTGCACCAGAAGGAATAAAAGCCGTTCAAGATGCACATCCTGATGTTAATATTTATATTGCTCAAATTGATGAAAGATTAGATGATAATAAATATATTCGACCTGGGTTAGGGGATGCTGGAGATAGAGCTTTTAATACTCATGGATAAATAATAAGGACTTACTCCTTATTATTATTTTTTATTTGTATTATTTCTTCTTTTAAACTTTTTACTTCAGATAATAATAAATCAAGTTTTTTACTATCTTCATGAATCTCTTCTTTCATTTCAGACTCTTGAAGTTTTTGCATTTCTCCAATAATTACAGCAACAAATAAGTTAAAAAACACAAATGCAGCAATTATAATAAAAGATACAAAATATACCCAAGCCCAAGGATATACATCCATAGCTTCGTACATTACATCTGTCCAATCCTCAAAAGTTAATATTCTAAATAGAGTAAGCATAGAAATTAAAAAATCTTTCCACAGTCCTGAAGGTAAATCAACAAAGAAAAAACTTCCAACAATTGCATAAATATAAAATATTATAAACATTAATATAACAATATCTATGATTGACGGAATTGCTTTAATAAGCATATCAATAATTGCTTTTAATTCAGGCCGTGCTGTAAATAATCTCAAAATCCTAAATACTCTTAATAACCTTGCAATTGCTGCAAAACCACTAGATTCTAAAGGTAATAATGTAATAATTACAATTGTAAAATCAAAAAGATTCCATCCATTTTTAAAGAAATTAAAAAATTTCTTTTCTGCTGCCATTTTAATTGCTATTTCAAAAATAAAATATATTGTTACAAAAGTATCTGCAAATTGCAAAAATAAAGAATACTTTGTCTCAACATCACCTAATGTTTTAAATCCTAAAACACTTGCATAGGCAATAATAATAAGAGTTGTAAGATTTGAAAACCACTTAGCATATCTTATAATTTTAATTTTTTCAATCAATCAAATTCTCCTTAATTTTTATAAATTGATAAAGCTATTAAAATCCATGCAATTATAAGTAAAGTTCCACCAATTGGGGTAATAGCTCCTAATATTGGCATATTTAATACTACTAATAAATATAATGAGAAACTAAAGATTATCATCCCTATAAGAATAAGCCAAGAAGCAAGAATTAGTTTTTTTGAGTTTGGTTTTAAATAAATCATAAATGATGTGGCAAAAAGTCCCAAAGTATTATAAAATTGATACTCTACACCAGTATGATAAACTTTAAGCATTGCAGGTTCAACAATAGATTTTAATCCATGAGCACCAAAAGCTCCAAGTGCAATAGCAAGTGCCATCATAAATGAAGCAATTGCCAGAAATTTTTTTACATTTTTATTTTCAATCATAGTAAACTTCCTATTTTTTTTGGAAGTTTAGCAAATTTTTATTAATAAATATTTAATATCTATTTATCTTCTTTATCTTTTGAATCTTTTTTCTTAGAAAAACCAGCACCTTTTTTCTCTTTTTTCTTTAAATCCAAATCATTAATTAAAGTTCTATAATCCATTCCTTCTTGATTCATTTTTGCAAAACAAGCTGCAACACTGGCTATTGCATTTGGAACTTCTTTTTTCTTTTTATACGCTTGAATATTTTTTTCACTTACTTTAATAAGTGCTGTAAACTTTGGAATTGTAAGTTCTGCATCAAGAAGCAGTTTTTTAAATTCAATAAAAGTCATTATTATTCCCTATTTTGATTTGAAAACATTATACAAAGAAAAGATTAAAAATAAAGTAAAAAATAGTTTTATATATATAAAAACTATAAAATATAGATATATATGAAGATAATCAAATTATATGGAGATAAATCTCCATATAATTATTTTACGTCAACTTCCCAGAAAAAATCAATCCACTCAGTTGCTTCTCTTACTGTATAATCAGGTTGTAATACAGCGCTTTTTTTATAAAAAATTGTTGCTAATTTGAAATCTACTTTAGGAAATCTTTCTTTTAAAACTCTTAAAATTTCTCTCATAGTTTCACCAGAGTCAACTATATCATCAACTACTAAAACTCTTTTTGCATGAGATACATCAGGAATATTAAAAATATTAAATGTATCTAATTTTAATTCACCTTCATAATGAATTGAATTTAAAGAGTATAAATTTCTCATATCCATTGCTTGTGCCATTAAATGAGATAGTGTTAAACCACCTCTTGCAACAGCTAATAAAATATCTGGATTATAATCTCTACAACTATCAACTAACTTTTGAGTATCATTTTTAAACTCATCATAACTATAATAAAATTTTTCCAATTGCTTAACCTTGTAAAATAAAAACTAATAAACTTATCAATGTAATTGTCAATATACCAATATTTAAATCACTAAATTCTCTTTTTGTTAATTTAATAATCGTAAAAATAAGAAATCCTGCGGCAATTCCATTTGTGATTGAATATGTTAATGGCATTAAAACAACAATTAAAAATGCAGCCGCACTTGTTGCTAAATCAACCTCTTCAAAATTAATTTTACCAAGTTCAGTAAACATTAATACTCCAACTACAACTAATACAGGATAAATTGCATTTGCTGGAATTGCTTTAAAAATTGGTAACATAAAAAGAGTAGTAATAAAAAACATTGCAGTAAATACTGCTGTTAAACCTGTTCTTCCTCCCTCTTCTACTCCACTTGCACTTTCAATAAATGCAGTTGTAGTAGATACTCCAAGTAAACTTCCTGCTGAAGTTGCAATTGCATCTGCTTCTAATGTTCTTTGTAAAGATTTATCTTCTTCTTTACCATTTTGAAACATATTTGCTCTTGCTCCAATTCCTGTTAAAGTACCTAAAGTATCAAACATATCAGTAATTAAAAATGTAATAATTACAGGAAGTAAAGATAAAGAAATTGCACTTAAAATGTCAAGTTTTAAAAAAATTGGAGAGATAGAAGCAGGTACTGATAAAAATTCATGTGGAACTGGACTAATTTTAAAAATCCAGGCAATAATTGAAGTTATTGCAATAGAAAAGACAAAAGCACCTTTTAATTTATATGCATAGAAAATAAAACATAAAAGTAAACCAACAACACCTAATAAAACATGTGAATCAGAAAAATCACCTAATGTTACTAATGTTACATCATGAGCTTTAATCATTCCCATTTGTTTTAAGCCAATAAATGCAATAAAAGTACCAATACCTGCACTTATTGCCCTTCTTAAATTCATCGGAATTGAAGTCATAATCCAGACTCTAAAATTTGTGAAAGATAAAAGAATAAATAATAAACCAGATAAAAAAACTATACCAAGTGCAGTTTGCCATGGAATTTTCATACCAAGAACAAGTCCATATGAAAAATATGCATTCAACCCCATACCTACACTCATTGCAATAGGAGTATTTGCCCACAGACCTGAAAATAAAGTTGCTAAAATTGTGATTAATGCTGTTGCAGTAACTACAGCATCCATTGGTAAGCCTGCATCTGCAAGAATGAAGCCATTTACAGGAACAATATACATCATTGTTAAAAATGTAGTAAACCCTGCTGTAAACTCGGTTTTAACTGTTGTACTATTCTCTTTAAGATGGAAGAGGTTCATACCTAAATCCTTAAGTTTTAAAATAAAGGCGCAATTATACTACACTTTATGTAAATACTCTATAAATAACAACTACTTTAAGCAAAGAATAAATTAAAAAATAGTAAAAGTGGCATATTAATATCAAAAAAAAGAAAGAATATGAATATTACAAATACTTGTGTAGAGTGTATAAAAGCACAAATTTATAAAGCTACAAAACTACTAAAAATAGATGATTCTTTAGCAAATGAAATAAATGAAGAAGTAATAAGAAAATCATCAAATTTTGACTTTTCAAAAACTCCTCCGTACGTTGCAAAAGAAGTATATGAACTTCTTGCAAAAAAAATAAATATGAATGATCCACTAGAAGATTTAAAACAAAAATCAATAAAAAATGCTATTTCATATTTGCCAATTATAAAAGAAGAGATAAAAAATGCAAAAGATAAACTTTTCACTTCATTAAAAGCATCAGTTGCTGGAAATGTAATAGATTTTGCTATAACTAGGGAGTTTAGTTTAGAAGAAGAGATAAAAAATATTTTTCATACAGATTTTGCTATAAATGATTATAAAAGTTTTAAACAAAAACTTGAAAATTCAAATCAACTTTTAATACTCTCTGATAATGCAGGAGAAAATGTATTTGATAAAGAATTAATAAAAACTATAAAATCTTTATATCCATATATAAAAATTATATATGCAACAAGAGGTAAGCCTATTATTAATGATATTACAACTAAAGAGGCATTACAAATAAATATGCAAAAGTATTGTGAAGTAATAAGTAGTGGAGTTGACACTCCAGGAATTGAGAAATCTCAAGCTTCAAAAGAGTTTATAAATATATTTGATAATTCACCATTGATTCTATCAAAAGGAATGGGAAATTTTGAATGCTTAGAAGCTTATCAAGATGATAGAATATTTTTCTTATTTAAAGTCAAATGTGATGTTGTTGCAAGTAAAATAAAAAGACAAGTAGGAGAAATTGTTTTAAAAAGAGGCTAAACTATTTAATTAGTTTAGCCAATAATCTTATACCTTTTTTTGTCTTTTTAAAATCACAATTTGTAAAATTAAATCTTGCTTCATTACTTTTTTGATTATCAAAATAGAAAACTTCTGCAGGTACAAAAGCAACATTTTCTTTTAATGCTTCTTTTGCTAGATTCATACTGTCATCAATGTTATTAAATCTTCCATATATAAACATTCCACCTTTTGGTCTTTTAAACTCAAAATTTGGTAGATATTTTTCCATACAATCTGCCATAAAATTCATTCTTTTTTTATAGTTCTTTGCATTCTTTTTAATATGTTTAAATACATCATTTTCATCTAAATATGTATCAATTAACATTTGATTAAAAGTAGAAGTATGTAAATCTAAAGACTCTTTTACAGCTAATATTTTCTCAATTAACTCTTTATTTGCTCTAATCCAACCTACTCTAAGACCTGGAGCAACAATTTTAGAAAATGTTCCTAAATGAT from Malaciobacter molluscorum LMG 25693 includes:
- a CDS encoding ion transporter — protein: MIEKIKIIRYAKWFSNLTTLIIIAYASVLGFKTLGDVETKYSLFLQFADTFVTIYFIFEIAIKMAAEKKFFNFFKNGWNLFDFTIVIITLLPLESSGFAAIARLLRVFRILRLFTARPELKAIIDMLIKAIPSIIDIVILMFIIFYIYAIVGSFFFVDLPSGLWKDFLISMLTLFRILTFEDWTDVMYEAMDVYPWAWVYFVSFIIIAAFVFFNLFVAVIIGEMQKLQESEMKEEIHEDSKKLDLLLSEVKSLKEEIIQIKNNNKE
- a CDS encoding DUF423 domain-containing protein → MIENKNVKKFLAIASFMMALAIALGAFGAHGLKSIVEPAMLKVYHTGVEYQFYNTLGLFATSFMIYLKPNSKKLILASWLILIGMIIFSFSLYLLVVLNMPILGAITPIGGTLLIIAWILIALSIYKN
- a CDS encoding phosphoribosyltransferase, producing the protein MEKFYYSYDEFKNDTQKLVDSCRDYNPDILLAVARGGLTLSHLMAQAMDMRNLYSLNSIHYEGELKLDTFNIFNIPDVSHAKRVLVVDDIVDSGETMREILRVLKERFPKVDFKLATIFYKKSAVLQPDYTVREATEWIDFFWEVDVK
- a CDS encoding NCS2 family permease; translation: MNLFHLKENSTTVKTEFTAGFTTFLTMMYIVPVNGFILADAGLPMDAVVTATALITILATLFSGLWANTPIAMSVGMGLNAYFSYGLVLGMKIPWQTALGIVFLSGLLFILLSFTNFRVWIMTSIPMNLRRAISAGIGTFIAFIGLKQMGMIKAHDVTLVTLGDFSDSHVLLGVVGLLLCFIFYAYKLKGAFVFSIAITSIIAWIFKISPVPHEFLSVPASISPIFLKLDILSAISLSLLPVIITFLITDMFDTLGTLTGIGARANMFQNGKEEDKSLQRTLEADAIATSAGSLLGVSTTTAFIESASGVEEGGRTGLTAVFTAMFFITTLFMLPIFKAIPANAIYPVLVVVGVLMFTELGKINFEEVDLATSAAAFLIVVLMPLTYSITNGIAAGFLIFTIIKLTKREFSDLNIGILTITLISLLVFILQG
- a CDS encoding damage-control phosphatase ARMT1 family protein gives rise to the protein MNITNTCVECIKAQIYKATKLLKIDDSLANEINEEVIRKSSNFDFSKTPPYVAKEVYELLAKKINMNDPLEDLKQKSIKNAISYLPIIKEEIKNAKDKLFTSLKASVAGNVIDFAITREFSLEEEIKNIFHTDFAINDYKSFKQKLENSNQLLILSDNAGENVFDKELIKTIKSLYPYIKIIYATRGKPIINDITTKEALQINMQKYCEVISSGVDTPGIEKSQASKEFINIFDNSPLILSKGMGNFECLEAYQDDRIFFLFKVKCDVVASKIKRQVGEIVLKRG